From Endozoicomonas sp. 8E, the proteins below share one genomic window:
- a CDS encoding F-box/WD repeat-containing protein yields MNPLNNNSSNDDSLPPAPKRPRLEEAATVVCAGRDVNVYHQNQSPLLCLPCETKSMIIRCLGLREITRLAKVCRQLRDLVENDKALERAWDRRFPSPHLYQLKAAIKTKDEQQLRDWLAPFANKGTVESLIENRKNIHFPVELLFTNSKLMSLCKKFRLVEKIRITHNGPVSEATFSPDGHFLATASYDKTAKIYRREANGSWEEKATISHNRLVLSASFSPDGRYLVTACHDGTAKICGLKDDGSWEEKAIIHHIDHVSSASFSADSRRVVTASLDHTVKIFGQGGDGSWQPEGIIDHSSAVCSAKLSANGHNLVIWDEGYAVKIYTQGVAGSWVEKATIRHEKAISSADFSADSCHLVTASFDCTARICGLQADGSWKEITAIHHGDVICSANFSADCRHVVTASWDGKAKIYSQKAAASWQEKACISHTREVSSANFSSDCLHVVTAGGDNTAKISGLQADGSWKEITAIHHGDMIVSATFSADGCHMVTASLDRTAKICGQEADGSWLEKAAIQHEDADAVGWATFSADSRHVVTVTENAAKITELWKND; encoded by the coding sequence GTGAACCCTCTGAACAACAATTCCAGCAATGACGATTCACTCCCGCCAGCACCCAAGCGACCTCGACTGGAGGAAGCGGCAACGGTTGTCTGTGCAGGCAGAGACGTTAATGTATATCACCAAAATCAATCGCCATTGCTCTGTTTACCCTGCGAAACAAAATCAATGATTATTCGCTGTTTGGGTCTTCGCGAAATTACCCGTTTAGCAAAGGTATGCAGGCAGCTTCGCGATCTTGTTGAAAACGATAAAGCACTGGAAAGAGCATGGGATCGCCGGTTTCCTTCACCACACCTATATCAGCTAAAGGCCGCAATTAAGACAAAAGACGAGCAACAGCTCCGGGATTGGTTAGCGCCTTTTGCTAATAAGGGCACTGTCGAGTCACTCATTGAAAACCGAAAGAATATTCATTTCCCTGTTGAGTTACTTTTCACCAACAGTAAATTGATGTCTCTATGTAAAAAATTCAGGTTAGTGGAAAAAATCAGGATTACTCATAATGGTCCTGTCTCCGAAGCCACTTTCAGTCCCGATGGCCACTTCCTGGCAACCGCCAGTTATGATAAGACAGCAAAAATCTACCGCCGGGAGGCCAATGGATCATGGGAAGAAAAAGCCACTATCAGCCATAATCGTCTGGTCTTGTCAGCCAGCTTTAGCCCCGATGGCCGTTATCTGGTCACTGCCTGTCACGATGGCACAGCGAAAATCTGTGGTCTGAAGGATGATGGATCATGGGAAGAAAAAGCCATTATTCACCATATTGATCATGTCAGTTCAGCCAGCTTCAGTGCTGATAGTCGCCGTGTGGTGACTGCCAGTCTGGATCATACGGTGAAAATCTTTGGTCAGGGGGGCGATGGATCATGGCAACCGGAGGGCATTATTGACCATAGTAGTGCGGTCTGTTCGGCCAAGCTCAGCGCCAATGGCCATAATCTGGTGATCTGGGATGAAGGTTATGCTGTAAAAATCTACACTCAGGGGGTCGCTGGATCATGGGTAGAAAAAGCCACCATCCGACACGAGAAAGCAATCTCCTCAGCCGACTTCAGCGCCGATAGCTGCCATCTGGTAACCGCCAGTTTTGATTGCACGGCGAGAATCTGTGGCCTGCAGGCCGATGGATCTTGGAAAGAAATAACTGCGATCCATCATGGCGACGTGATCTGCTCAGCCAACTTCAGCGCCGATTGCCGTCATGTGGTGACCGCCAGTTGGGATGGCAAGGCGAAAATCTATAGCCAGAAGGCCGCTGCATCATGGCAAGAAAAAGCCTGCATTTCCCACACCAGGGAGGTCAGCTCAGCCAACTTCAGCAGCGATTGCCTCCATGTGGTGACCGCCGGTGGTGACAACACGGCAAAAATCAGTGGCCTGCAGGCCGATGGATCATGGAAAGAAATAACTGCGATTCATCATGGTGACATGATCGTCTCAGCCACCTTCAGTGCCGATGGTTGTCATATGGTAACCGCCAGTTTGGATCGCACAGCGAAAATTTGTGGCCAGGAGGCCGACGGGTCATGGCTGGAAAAAGCCGCCATCCAACACGAGGATGCAGATGCAGTTGGCTGGGCCACTTTCAGTGCCGATAGCCGACATGTGGTAACCGTCACCGAGAACGCAGCGAAAATCACTGAGCTATGGAAGAATGATTGA